One region of Lactobacillus johnsonii genomic DNA includes:
- the recU gene encoding Holliday junction resolvase RecU — translation MVKYPTGSLTHYTKDQTDLLHPRKQKHRKDVVFSDRGMSLEQQINESNKYYLLEDIAVVHKKPTPVQIVKVDYPKRSRAVIKEAYFRQASTTDYNGVYQGRYLDFEAKETRNKSLFPLKNFHEHQIIHLERCLKQKGICFTIIRFVTLNRYFVTPASFVIEAWKTPHKSSMTLQELVDNSIEIKSGFRPTLPYLDAIDNFIDR, via the coding sequence ATGGTAAAATATCCAACAGGCAGTTTAACACATTATACTAAAGATCAAACTGACCTTTTACATCCAAGAAAGCAAAAACACCGTAAAGATGTTGTATTTTCTGATCGTGGAATGAGCCTAGAACAACAGATCAATGAGTCCAATAAGTATTATCTTCTTGAAGATATTGCCGTTGTTCATAAAAAGCCAACCCCAGTCCAGATAGTTAAAGTAGATTATCCTAAACGATCCCGTGCAGTTATAAAAGAAGCCTACTTTAGGCAAGCTTCTACAACTGATTATAATGGCGTATATCAAGGACGTTATTTAGACTTTGAAGCTAAGGAAACAAGAAATAAGAGCTTATTTCCTTTAAAGAACTTCCATGAACACCAAATTATTCATCTTGAAAGATGTTTAAAGCAAAAAGGAATTTGCTTTACGATTATCCGCTTTGTAACTCTTAATCGATATTTTGTAACTCCTGCTAGTTTTGTAATTGAAGCTTGGAAAACGCCACATAAGAGTTCAATGACCTTGCAAGAGTTAGTTGATAATTCAATTGAGATTAAAAGTGGATTTCGTCCAACTCTTCCATACTTGGATGCAATAGACAATTTTATAGATAGATAG
- a CDS encoding DUF1273 domain-containing protein encodes MKRLWVTGYRSYELGVFSDKDPKLTVIKYALNNYLKSLLEEGKIDWVISGANLGTEQWALETAISLQKDYSVHTALMTPYLEFSKRWNDSNQMKYQNLTEQVDFTASTSDYPYMRPAQLKNYQNFMLEHTDRAILLYDPEHPGKPKYDYEAIKKYQEKHDYPLDIIDFYDLQKAAEEYEENHRKNFY; translated from the coding sequence ATGAAGCGACTGTGGGTTACGGGATATCGTTCTTATGAATTGGGAGTTTTTAGTGATAAAGATCCGAAGTTGACTGTAATTAAGTATGCTCTGAATAACTATCTAAAGAGTTTACTTGAAGAAGGAAAGATTGACTGGGTAATTAGTGGAGCAAACCTTGGGACTGAACAATGGGCACTAGAAACAGCAATTAGTCTGCAGAAGGATTATAGTGTTCATACGGCTTTAATGACACCTTATTTAGAATTCTCAAAAAGATGGAATGATAGTAATCAAATGAAGTATCAAAACCTTACTGAGCAGGTTGATTTTACAGCTTCTACTTCTGACTATCCTTATATGAGACCAGCTCAGCTTAAAAACTATCAAAATTTTATGTTAGAACATACAGATCGAGCCATTTTACTTTATGATCCTGAACATCCCGGTAAACCAAAGTATGATTATGAAGCTATTAAAAAGTATCAAGAAAAACATGATTATCCGCTGGATATAATTGATTTTTATGACTTACAAAAAGCTGCAGAAGAATATGAGGAAAATCATCGAAAGAATTTTTATTGA
- a CDS encoding DivIVA domain-containing protein: protein MASLNDIQLNPQSILKKQFRTKMKGYDSDEVDSYLDTIISDYSTFATIIEDLQTQLSDLKAQQKQTAAKSTVPKLDFKNEEIEDDIKTYTPQKVQKAAVSSINEEKETPELTTNVAMIQRISTLERKVYNLEQRMNQQDRTYQAN from the coding sequence ATGGCAAGTTTAAATGATATTCAATTAAATCCACAAAGTATTTTAAAAAAGCAATTTAGAACAAAAATGAAGGGATATGATTCTGATGAAGTAGATTCATATCTTGATACAATTATTTCCGATTACAGCACTTTTGCGACTATTATTGAAGATTTGCAAACACAACTCAGTGATTTAAAAGCTCAACAAAAACAAACTGCAGCTAAAAGTACTGTACCTAAGTTAGATTTTAAGAATGAGGAAATTGAAGATGATATTAAAACTTATACTCCTCAGAAAGTACAAAAAGCTGCTGTAAGTAGCATTAATGAGGAAAAAGAAACACCAGAATTAACTACTAATGTTGCTATGATTCAACGTATTTCTACTTTAGAGCGTAAAGTTTACAACCTTGAACAAAGAATGAATCAACAAGATAGAACTTACCAAGCTAATTAA
- a CDS encoding THUMP domain-containing class I SAM-dependent RNA methyltransferase, with translation MKEYTLYATMGAGFESVVAKELNNLGYETTTENGRVFFKGTQKDIVRTNLWLRSADRVKILLKEFKATSFDQLYDKVYSYDWAELLPVDAQFPVKGRSVRSKLHSEPDVQSIVKKAIVDKLTDQYRRRGFLPESGAEYPLDIHLYKDTARLSLDTTGQSLFKRGYRVEHGGAPLKENFAAGLIELTPFDGSHPFIDPMTGSGTIAIEAALKAKNVAPGIWRKFAFDNFDWFDKKLHPELVEEAKAQEKKEHAPILASDIDQSILEIAKVNAHNAGVLQDIKFKQVAVKDFSTDLENGVIVVNPPYGKRLKDREAAEKIYEEMGQTLRPLTSFSQYYLTSDPQFEKYFGAKATKKRKFYNGNLRTDYYQYWANKR, from the coding sequence ATGAAAGAATATACATTATATGCAACAATGGGCGCTGGATTTGAAAGTGTAGTTGCAAAAGAATTAAACAATTTAGGTTACGAAACAACAACTGAAAATGGCCGTGTATTTTTTAAAGGAACTCAAAAAGATATCGTCAGAACTAATCTATGGCTTAGAAGTGCTGACCGCGTAAAGATCTTACTAAAAGAATTTAAGGCTACTAGTTTTGATCAATTATATGATAAAGTTTATAGCTATGATTGGGCAGAATTATTACCAGTAGATGCTCAATTTCCTGTAAAGGGAAGAAGCGTCCGTAGTAAGTTACATTCTGAACCTGATGTTCAATCAATTGTAAAAAAAGCTATTGTAGATAAATTGACCGATCAATATCGAAGACGTGGATTTTTACCAGAAAGTGGAGCAGAATATCCGCTAGATATCCATCTCTACAAAGACACTGCACGTTTAAGCTTAGATACTACTGGTCAAAGTTTATTCAAGCGTGGCTATCGTGTCGAGCATGGTGGTGCGCCTTTGAAAGAGAATTTTGCAGCAGGTTTGATTGAATTAACTCCTTTTGATGGTTCTCATCCATTTATTGATCCAATGACTGGTTCCGGAACAATTGCAATTGAAGCTGCTCTTAAGGCAAAAAATGTAGCTCCTGGTATTTGGAGAAAATTTGCATTTGATAATTTTGATTGGTTTGATAAGAAATTGCATCCCGAATTAGTAGAAGAAGCTAAAGCACAAGAAAAAAAGGAGCATGCTCCAATCTTAGCTAGTGATATTGATCAATCAATTTTAGAAATTGCTAAAGTTAATGCTCATAATGCAGGCGTATTACAAGATATAAAATTTAAGCAAGTCGCTGTAAAAGACTTTTCAACTGACTTAGAAAATGGGGTTATTGTTGTAAATCCTCCTTATGGTAAACGGCTTAAGGATCGAGAAGCAGCTGAAAAGATCTATGAAGAAATGGGACAAACATTGCGTCCTCTTACTTCTTTTAGTCAGTACTACCTTACATCTGATCCTCAATTTGAAAAATACTTTGGTGCAAAGGCCACTAAGAAGAGAAAATTCTATAATGGTAATTTACGGACCGACTATTATCAATATTGGGCTAATAAGAGATAA
- a CDS encoding metallophosphoesterase, giving the protein MLTQDKKTSFWVISDTHLIADSLHDHGQAFSQMQKTSQGKDLYYQETALSAFVRMAQKKKPAAIIVTGDVTFNGERVSAEKFAEIFKPLKETQLLVLPGNHDIYDGWAREFRGKKQYYAGQISPRMWRNIFKTSYKNAVSVDNKSLAYSVKLNPDYLLILADSNDYGKEEATTAPATAGFLGKEQRRWIKAQLQYASENNLQVIFCMHHNLYAHNPAVNKGYVVDDYRELRKLLAQYNVKLVFSGHIHAQNIMLPQDPCPATEIVTSSFCSNDQGYGVVKVSPKEVSYTCHHFKMKDYLTDKEKQNWTLTHFHDYLENIQLGTISAELMQKDLYQNHDDLDTVRKMGRLFGEMNYHFFTGKNHIDSEELQKLKKSKIYQRLIAESPHYELYLQTLYDTSAHDNLHVKIKY; this is encoded by the coding sequence ATGTTAACGCAAGACAAGAAAACTAGTTTTTGGGTTATTAGTGATACTCATTTAATTGCAGATAGCTTACATGATCATGGACAGGCTTTTTCACAGATGCAAAAAACTAGTCAGGGTAAAGATCTATACTATCAAGAAACTGCTTTAAGCGCATTTGTAAGAATGGCGCAAAAAAAGAAGCCGGCCGCAATCATTGTTACGGGGGATGTAACTTTTAATGGCGAGAGAGTGTCAGCAGAAAAATTTGCTGAGATTTTTAAACCTTTAAAAGAAACACAGCTTTTAGTTCTTCCTGGAAACCATGATATTTATGATGGCTGGGCTAGAGAATTCCGGGGAAAGAAACAATACTACGCTGGTCAAATTAGTCCTAGAATGTGGCGTAATATTTTTAAAACATCCTATAAAAATGCAGTTAGTGTTGATAATAAATCTTTAGCTTATAGTGTTAAGCTTAATCCTGATTATTTGTTGATTTTAGCTGATTCTAATGATTACGGTAAAGAAGAAGCAACTACTGCACCTGCGACAGCTGGTTTTTTAGGAAAAGAGCAACGACGTTGGATTAAGGCGCAACTGCAATACGCTAGTGAGAATAACCTTCAAGTAATTTTTTGTATGCATCATAATCTCTACGCCCATAATCCAGCTGTAAACAAAGGATATGTTGTTGATGATTATCGTGAATTGCGTAAGTTATTAGCTCAATATAATGTGAAATTAGTTTTCTCTGGTCATATTCATGCTCAGAATATTATGTTGCCGCAAGATCCTTGTCCAGCTACAGAAATTGTAACTTCTAGTTTTTGCTCCAATGATCAAGGCTATGGGGTAGTTAAAGTTTCTCCGAAAGAAGTTAGTTATACTTGTCATCATTTTAAGATGAAGGACTATTTAACTGACAAAGAAAAACAAAATTGGACTTTAACTCACTTTCATGATTATTTAGAAAATATTCAACTAGGAACTATTTCGGCAGAATTAATGCAGAAAGATCTTTATCAAAATCATGATGATCTAGATACTGTCAGAAAAATGGGGCGTCTTTTTGGCGAGATGAATTATCACTTTTTTACTGGAAAGAATCATATTGATAGTGAAGAATTACAAAAACTTAAAAAGTCGAAAATTTATCAACGTTTAATTGCGGAAAGTCCACATTATGAATTGTACTTACAAACATTGTATGATACGTCAGCTCATGATAACTTACATGTAAAAATTAAATACTAA
- a CDS encoding acyltransferase family protein: MKKYKYSSYDIADIGDYLKVFACTAVMSQPIMSIILKIHQSQQIQIGFGILYNLVKYTAPAFIFGILYTTIRTSDLNGQFFYFKHLQKNWSNLFVPTIWWTLIYLLGMPWLQQGNKFNSFGTFCWQFINGNAAPHLWYNTMMLQFIILMPFFWLISRYVRNNIKRGFAVAIVTLILYLAWLGFYDYYVFHGVHQNNWYLLDRIFISFFIYAIFGVLAWQFRSYFNQFITKFWWLIAVIFIICFILTNYELSQFGYPINFYNAPYYKTSMTFYCLAVICLVAAFCLYQVRKRQINSLRIFHFLAVYAYRAYLANVFWNQLVWRGLNMQYHAKFHPFLTLFGCWLLTWILSFSSAYLLHIWWTKVKEIVSRNTYLYI; the protein is encoded by the coding sequence ATGAAAAAATATAAATATTCTAGTTACGATATTGCAGATATTGGTGATTATTTAAAAGTTTTTGCTTGTACAGCTGTAATGTCGCAGCCAATTATGAGCATAATTCTTAAGATACATCAGTCTCAGCAAATACAAATTGGTTTTGGTATTCTTTATAATCTAGTTAAATATACTGCTCCGGCCTTTATTTTTGGTATTTTATACACGACTATTAGGACTAGTGACTTAAACGGTCAATTCTTTTACTTCAAGCATCTGCAAAAGAATTGGTCTAATCTCTTTGTACCAACTATTTGGTGGACGTTAATTTATTTATTAGGGATGCCATGGCTTCAGCAAGGTAATAAGTTTAATAGCTTTGGCACCTTTTGCTGGCAATTTATTAATGGTAATGCAGCACCTCACTTATGGTATAACACAATGATGCTACAGTTTATTATCTTAATGCCGTTTTTCTGGCTAATTAGTCGCTATGTAAGAAATAACATTAAACGTGGCTTTGCAGTGGCAATTGTTACTCTAATTCTTTACTTAGCCTGGTTAGGTTTTTATGACTATTATGTTTTTCATGGTGTTCACCAAAATAACTGGTATTTGTTAGATAGAATATTTATCTCTTTTTTTATTTATGCTATTTTTGGTGTTTTAGCCTGGCAATTTAGATCTTACTTTAATCAATTTATAACTAAGTTTTGGTGGCTAATTGCAGTAATCTTTATTATTTGCTTTATCTTGACTAATTATGAATTAAGTCAATTCGGTTACCCTATTAATTTCTATAATGCGCCTTACTATAAAACGTCAATGACTTTTTACTGTTTGGCAGTAATTTGCTTAGTTGCTGCTTTCTGTTTATATCAAGTTCGTAAAAGACAGATAAATAGTTTAAGAATATTCCATTTTTTAGCTGTTTATGCTTACCGAGCCTATCTTGCTAATGTCTTTTGGAACCAGTTAGTCTGGCGCGGATTAAATATGCAATATCATGCAAAATTCCATCCCTTTTTAACCTTATTTGGTTGCTGGTTATTAACCTGGATCTTATCATTTTCATCTGCATATCTTTTACATATTTGGTGGACAAAAGTAAAGGAAATAGTATCTAGAAATACCTATCTGTATATCTAA
- a CDS encoding DegV family protein, translating into MKIGVLTDSSSYLTKEQCEKYGIDVLPIPIIWDNKEYLDLIDIGFHEFYEKLSSSSTLPTTSQPSIGIVKKYVDKYIDEGYTDLIIITLSSGISSFYNNVLSVADEESRINIHPFDCKITCAGEANAAILAGRLVKAGADIDLIMHDLKDLRNTTDVRFMVDNLSHLKRTGRLSNAASFVGSILKIKPILSMDVQNEGKISAIAKERHYKRAYNHIKKDFDRLTSDMPYPIQLTIFHADDEEREAEWISDYENSFPKVKIYQSIIGPVVGVHVGQHTMAMIWCRDLDSYFDKNGKPIKDIKSKAVED; encoded by the coding sequence ATGAAAATCGGCGTTTTAACTGACAGTTCATCTTATTTAACTAAAGAACAATGCGAGAAATATGGAATTGATGTCTTACCAATTCCAATTATCTGGGATAATAAAGAATATCTGGATTTAATTGATATTGGTTTCCATGAATTTTATGAAAAGCTAAGCAGTTCTTCTACTCTTCCGACTACATCTCAACCCTCAATTGGAATCGTAAAAAAATACGTTGATAAATACATTGATGAAGGTTATACCGACCTAATTATTATTACTCTTTCAAGCGGTATTTCTAGCTTTTACAATAATGTTTTAAGTGTGGCTGATGAAGAAAGCAGAATTAATATTCATCCCTTTGATTGTAAAATAACCTGTGCAGGAGAAGCTAATGCTGCAATATTAGCTGGTCGATTAGTCAAAGCCGGAGCTGATATTGATTTAATCATGCATGACTTAAAGGATTTAAGAAACACTACTGATGTTAGATTTATGGTAGACAATCTTAGTCATTTAAAAAGAACAGGACGCTTATCAAATGCTGCAAGCTTTGTAGGTTCTATATTAAAGATCAAGCCAATCTTATCTATGGACGTTCAAAATGAGGGGAAAATTTCAGCAATTGCAAAAGAGAGACATTATAAACGTGCGTATAATCATATTAAAAAGGACTTTGATCGTTTAACTTCTGATATGCCCTATCCAATTCAGTTAACAATTTTTCATGCTGATGATGAAGAAAGAGAAGCTGAATGGATTAGTGATTATGAAAATAGTTTTCCTAAGGTCAAAATTTATCAAAGTATTATCGGACCAGTAGTTGGTGTTCATGTAGGACAACATACCATGGCTATGATTTGGTGCAGAGATTTAGATTCTTATTTTGATAAAAATGGCAAGCCGATTAAGGATATTAAGTCAAAAGCTGTTGAAGATTGA
- a CDS encoding formate--tetrahydrofolate ligase has protein sequence MNLKSDIEIAQDTKELPITEIAKKVDLQPDEIELYGNDKAKISWKGINRIKQGKKLGKLILVTSISPTPAGEGKSTITIGLGDAISNQLHKNTLIALREPSMGPVFGLKGGATGGGCAQIIPMEDINLHFTGDMHALTSAIDTLAALVDNYIYQDNSLELDPNRILLKRGIDVNDRTLRKITIGQGSRFNGIEHEASFAIIVANELMAILCLATDIDDLKKRIGNMLVGFSVKDEPVYVKDLGFEGAIAALLSTALKPNLVQTLEHTPAIVHGGPFANIAHGANSVIATNTALHLSDYVLTEAGFGADLGGQKFMDFVSNHLDKRPDAVVVVATVRALKYQAEETTDHLDEENIPALEKGFENLKRHMENMAHYGVPVIVLINKFASDTEQELSKLKELVKADGFECEVVSYHDEGSKGGIKAAEKVVELTNKASDFTSVYEPTDSVEEKISKIAHNIYHAKDIEYSDKAKDQLAEIKKMGKDNLPVIMAKTQYSFTDKKSILGAPEYFTLHVKNLALKNGAGFIVVATGSILDMPGLPKHPAALDIDVDNNGKISGLF, from the coding sequence ATGAATTTGAAGTCAGATATTGAAATCGCACAAGACACTAAAGAATTACCTATTACAGAAATTGCAAAAAAAGTTGATCTTCAACCAGATGAAATTGAACTTTATGGTAATGATAAGGCTAAGATTAGCTGGAAGGGAATTAACAGAATTAAACAAGGTAAAAAGCTTGGTAAGCTAATTCTTGTTACTTCAATTAGTCCTACGCCAGCTGGTGAAGGAAAATCTACTATTACCATTGGTTTAGGGGATGCAATCAGCAACCAACTTCACAAAAATACTTTAATTGCATTAAGAGAACCCTCAATGGGTCCTGTTTTTGGATTAAAAGGTGGTGCAACTGGTGGTGGATGTGCACAGATCATCCCAATGGAAGATATTAATTTACATTTTACTGGTGATATGCACGCATTAACTAGTGCAATTGATACTTTGGCTGCTTTAGTTGATAACTATATTTATCAAGATAATAGTCTAGAGCTAGATCCTAATCGTATCTTATTAAAACGTGGAATTGACGTTAATGATCGTACTTTAAGAAAAATCACTATCGGACAAGGTTCACGTTTTAATGGAATAGAACATGAAGCTAGCTTTGCAATTATTGTAGCTAATGAATTAATGGCTATTTTATGTTTAGCAACTGATATTGATGACTTGAAAAAGCGCATTGGAAATATGCTAGTTGGCTTTTCTGTGAAAGATGAACCTGTTTATGTTAAAGACTTAGGGTTTGAGGGGGCAATTGCTGCGCTTTTATCAACCGCATTAAAGCCTAACTTAGTTCAAACACTTGAACATACCCCAGCAATTGTTCATGGCGGTCCATTTGCTAACATTGCTCATGGTGCTAATTCAGTAATTGCTACTAATACCGCTTTACACTTAAGCGACTATGTTTTGACTGAAGCTGGTTTTGGAGCAGACCTGGGTGGCCAAAAGTTTATGGATTTTGTTTCTAACCATTTAGATAAACGTCCTGACGCTGTAGTAGTAGTTGCAACCGTAAGAGCGTTGAAGTATCAAGCAGAAGAGACAACTGATCACTTAGATGAGGAAAATATTCCAGCTTTAGAAAAAGGTTTTGAGAACTTAAAGCGCCATATGGAAAACATGGCTCATTATGGTGTACCTGTAATTGTACTAATAAATAAATTTGCTAGTGATACTGAACAAGAACTATCAAAATTGAAAGAACTTGTTAAAGCTGATGGCTTTGAATGTGAAGTAGTCTCTTACCATGATGAAGGATCAAAGGGCGGAATTAAGGCCGCAGAAAAAGTGGTTGAGTTAACTAATAAAGCTAGTGACTTTACCTCAGTATATGAACCTACTGACTCTGTAGAAGAAAAAATTAGTAAAATCGCCCATAATATTTATCATGCCAAGGATATTGAATATTCTGATAAAGCTAAGGATCAATTAGCAGAAATTAAGAAAATGGGTAAAGACAACTTACCAGTAATTATGGCTAAAACACAGTATAGCTTTACTGATAAAAAGAGTATCTTAGGAGCTCCAGAATATTTTACACTCCATGTTAAGAATTTAGCTCTTAAAAATGGAGCAGGTTTTATTGTGGTAGCTACGGGATCTATTTTAGATATGCCAGGATTGCCAAAACATCCAGCTGCCTTAGATATTGATGTAGATAATAACGGAAAGATTTCAGGATTATTCTAA
- the lspA gene encoding signal peptidase II, which translates to MSKAKQALYLIISLLVIIADQLLKNYIVTNFKIGDEKTIIPGVLSFTYLQNDGAAWNIFSGQMILFYLISIAAIAVVIYYLFNPKYKNGLFDTGLALVLGGIIGNFIDRLHLKYVIDMLQLDFIQFNIFNIADSAITVGIILVFIYLIFISEKD; encoded by the coding sequence ATGAGTAAAGCTAAACAAGCCTTATATCTAATAATTTCTTTATTAGTAATTATTGCAGATCAATTATTAAAGAATTATATAGTTACTAATTTTAAAATTGGTGATGAAAAGACCATTATTCCTGGTGTCCTTTCATTTACATATTTACAAAACGATGGAGCAGCCTGGAATATCTTCAGTGGACAAATGATTTTATTTTATTTAATTAGTATTGCCGCTATTGCAGTTGTAATTTACTATCTTTTTAATCCCAAATATAAAAATGGCCTTTTTGATACAGGATTAGCCTTAGTTTTAGGTGGAATCATTGGTAACTTTATTGATCGTTTGCATCTAAAATATGTAATTGATATGTTGCAACTAGATTTTATTCAATTTAATATCTTTAATATTGCGGACAGCGCAATTACAGTTGGAATTATCTTAGTTTTTATCTATCTAATATTTATAAGCGAAAAAGACTAA
- a CDS encoding RluA family pseudouridine synthase, whose product MTKNYKLVIDGEKGRLDKVIAEKITDLSRTKIKELVNDKNILVNNKAEKVSYKVQSGDVIDVTIPPVKPLSLEAENLHLDIVYEDSDVIVVNKPQGMVVHPSAGHPDHTLVNGLLYHTRDLADSPEGFRPGIVHRIDKDTSGLLMIAKNDKARESLEKQLAEKINKREYLAIVHGNFEVKNGVINAPIGRNPNNRKQMAVNPKGKAAVTHFTVLEQFKNYSLVKCVLETGRTHQIRVHMKYIGHPLAGDPLYGPKKTLSGYGQFLHAKTLGFYQPSTNEWLEFSAPLPTIFEKQLENLRQEMKQ is encoded by the coding sequence ATGACTAAAAATTATAAGTTAGTAATTGATGGGGAAAAAGGACGTTTAGATAAGGTAATCGCTGAGAAAATTACAGATTTAAGTCGAACTAAGATTAAGGAATTAGTTAATGATAAAAATATTTTAGTTAATAATAAAGCTGAAAAAGTATCTTATAAAGTACAGTCTGGGGATGTAATTGATGTTACTATTCCGCCTGTTAAGCCATTATCATTAGAAGCTGAAAACTTACATCTTGATATTGTTTATGAAGATTCGGATGTGATTGTGGTTAATAAGCCTCAAGGGATGGTTGTTCATCCCTCAGCCGGCCATCCAGATCATACCTTAGTCAACGGATTACTTTATCATACACGTGATTTAGCTGATAGTCCTGAAGGGTTTCGTCCAGGGATTGTTCATCGAATTGATAAAGATACCTCTGGTTTATTAATGATAGCTAAAAATGATAAAGCACGTGAAAGCTTAGAAAAGCAATTAGCAGAAAAGATAAATAAAAGAGAATATTTGGCAATTGTTCATGGTAATTTTGAAGTTAAAAATGGCGTAATCAATGCTCCGATTGGTAGAAATCCAAATAATCGAAAGCAAATGGCGGTTAATCCAAAGGGGAAAGCTGCAGTTACACACTTTACAGTACTAGAGCAATTTAAAAATTATAGTTTAGTCAAATGTGTACTGGAAACGGGTAGAACGCATCAAATTAGAGTGCATATGAAGTACATCGGTCATCCATTAGCTGGCGATCCCTTATATGGCCCAAAGAAAACCTTGTCAGGCTATGGACAATTTTTGCATGCCAAGACTTTGGGATTTTATCAACCTTCTACGAATGAATGGTTGGAATTTTCTGCACCATTGCCAACAATTTTTGAAAAACAATTAGAGAATTTACGACAAGAAATGAAGCAATAG
- a CDS encoding carbamoyl phosphate synthase small subunit, with product MKRYLILEDGTAFSGHGFGAPITATGELGIQTSNFGYQEAISDPANFGKILAFTTPMIGGSGINAIDYESIDPSVRGIIANDIAFHISANPTFQDLNDFLKEKRIPAIYGVDTRALVQKLKNKRVIKASIMDTDDAHAFDQIKALVLPKNKTAQISTTHPYAAPNIGKTVAVIDLGLKHSLLRSLSLRKINSVVLPYNASIYDIINLRADAIVISNGPSRVEEVAPFLKPVFDKFYGKLPILGIGLGFLAISNYLDLELLDLIPAYNGSNFPVIEQTNNRIWQTAMNIDQLVVPDSLSLNLSRKYFDLRSELLAGYSIKKDKVLATAFNPEGSPGNFDAASIYDQFLNMME from the coding sequence ATGAAAAGATATTTAATTCTTGAAGACGGAACTGCATTTTCGGGGCACGGTTTTGGTGCTCCCATTACTGCTACAGGGGAGCTCGGTATTCAAACAAGCAATTTTGGATATCAGGAAGCAATTTCCGACCCTGCCAATTTTGGTAAGATTTTGGCTTTTACTACTCCAATGATTGGTGGAAGTGGTATTAATGCAATCGACTATGAATCAATTGATCCGAGTGTACGTGGAATAATTGCTAACGATATTGCTTTTCATATTTCTGCTAATCCAACTTTTCAAGATTTAAATGATTTTCTAAAAGAGAAAAGAATTCCAGCAATCTACGGTGTTGATACTCGCGCTTTAGTTCAAAAATTGAAGAATAAGCGGGTTATTAAAGCGTCTATTATGGATACAGATGATGCCCATGCTTTTGATCAAATAAAGGCCCTGGTTTTACCAAAAAACAAAACAGCACAAATATCTACAACGCATCCTTATGCTGCCCCAAATATTGGAAAAACTGTAGCTGTAATTGATCTTGGTTTAAAGCATTCATTACTGCGCTCCCTTTCTTTACGGAAAATTAATAGTGTGGTTTTACCATACAATGCATCGATTTACGATATTATTAATCTTCGAGCTGATGCAATTGTTATTTCTAATGGGCCAAGTAGAGTAGAAGAAGTTGCACCATTTTTAAAACCAGTATTTGATAAGTTTTACGGGAAATTACCTATTTTAGGAATTGGCTTAGGCTTTTTAGCAATTAGTAATTATTTAGACCTAGAACTCTTGGACTTAATTCCAGCCTATAATGGTAGTAATTTTCCAGTTATTGAACAAACTAATAATCGAATTTGGCAAACTGCAATGAATATTGATCAACTAGTAGTACCTGATAGTTTATCTTTGAATCTTTCACGTAAATATTTTGATTTAAGATCGGAGTTATTAGCAGGCTACAGTATCAAAAAAGATAAAGTTTTAGCAACTGCCTTTAATCCAGAAGGCTCACCAGGTAATTTTGATGCAGCCAGCATTTATGATCAGTTTTTGAATATGATGGAGTAG